From Alcaligenes faecalis, the proteins below share one genomic window:
- a CDS encoding phenylacetate--CoA ligase family protein codes for MSEYYDERETLEPEEREADLMSRLPQVLQAAAKGAPAIAKQLGSVDLAAVRSREDLLAIPVFRKSELLKAQLEAREQARSGGPSADYAQSVFGGFSSIAWGATRKVFASPGPMYEPESRRPDYWGFARALYAAGFRREELIFNCFSYHFTPAGSMMETAAHALDCTVFPGGVGQTEQQVQAMADLRPHGYTGTPSFLKIIMEKAQSMQIALPGLSKALFSGEAYPPSLQKWFSEHGVAGYQAYGSADLGMIAYETQAREGLVLNENLILEIVRPGTGQPVAPGEVGEVVVTSFNPDYPLVRFGTGDLSAVMPGQSPCGRTNQRIRGWMGRADQTTKVRGMFVHPGQVEQIRLRHKELGQARLVVRGASGQDQMVFQVEVASRPEGLESVLADSIREITKLRAQVEFVEPGALPRDGKVIEDQRSYD; via the coding sequence ATGAGCGAATATTACGACGAGCGCGAAACCCTGGAGCCGGAGGAGCGCGAAGCCGATTTGATGTCCCGTTTACCGCAGGTCTTGCAAGCGGCCGCGAAAGGGGCCCCCGCGATTGCCAAGCAACTGGGTTCGGTGGATCTGGCCGCCGTGCGCAGCCGCGAGGATCTGCTGGCCATCCCGGTGTTTCGTAAAAGCGAGCTGCTGAAAGCCCAGCTGGAAGCGCGCGAACAGGCTCGCTCGGGCGGGCCATCGGCTGATTACGCGCAGTCCGTATTCGGGGGCTTTTCCTCCATTGCCTGGGGTGCGACCCGCAAAGTGTTTGCCTCGCCCGGTCCCATGTACGAGCCTGAAAGCCGTCGCCCGGACTATTGGGGTTTTGCACGTGCGCTGTACGCGGCCGGTTTCCGCCGCGAAGAACTGATTTTCAACTGCTTCTCCTACCATTTCACCCCGGCTGGCTCCATGATGGAAACCGCCGCACATGCCCTGGATTGCACGGTGTTTCCGGGCGGTGTGGGTCAAACCGAGCAGCAAGTACAGGCCATGGCCGATTTGCGCCCGCATGGTTATACCGGCACCCCCAGTTTTTTGAAGATCATCATGGAAAAAGCCCAGTCCATGCAGATTGCGCTGCCAGGGCTGAGCAAGGCCTTGTTCTCCGGCGAAGCCTACCCGCCTTCTTTGCAAAAGTGGTTCAGCGAGCACGGCGTAGCAGGCTACCAGGCCTATGGCAGTGCCGATCTGGGCATGATTGCCTATGAAACCCAGGCCCGCGAAGGCTTGGTGCTCAATGAAAACCTGATTCTGGAAATTGTGCGTCCCGGCACAGGCCAGCCGGTTGCGCCGGGCGAAGTGGGCGAGGTGGTCGTGACCTCTTTTAACCCCGACTATCCGCTGGTGCGGTTTGGCACAGGCGACTTGTCTGCTGTCATGCCCGGCCAGTCTCCTTGTGGTCGTACCAACCAGCGTATACGCGGCTGGATGGGGCGTGCTGACCAGACGACCAAGGTGCGCGGCATGTTTGTGCATCCGGGGCAGGTGGAGCAGATTCGTCTGCGTCACAAGGAGCTGGGCCAGGCTCGTCTGGTGGTGCGTGGTGCCAGCGGCCAGGATCAGATGGTGTTTCAGGTGGAAGTTGCCTCCAGGCCTGAGGGTCTGGAAAGCGTATTGGCCGACTCGATTCGTGAAATCACCAAACTGCGTGCACAGGTGGAATTTGTGGAGCCAGGCGCCTTGCCTCGGGATGGTAAAGTCATCGAGGACCAACGCAGCTACGATTAA
- a CDS encoding amino acid ABC transporter substrate-binding protein — translation MRFVPVSAVVLALMASMPAAQAATLDNVKQRGHVLCGVTTGFAGFSAPDDKGNWTGLDIDVCRSVAAATLGDASKFKAVPLNSQQRFTALQSGEIDLLARNTTVTQQRDTAVGAIHAGINFYDGQGFLVSKKLGVSSAKELNGATVCMQTGTSNENTMADWARANKVEYKPVVIEQFNEVVNAFVAGRCDVFSTDASGLASIRISKMENPDDYLVLPEIISKEPLGPFVRQGDDAWLNIVKWSIQASFNAEELDVTAANVDEKLKSNNPNIQRLLGVTPGAGKNLGLDEKWAYNIIKQVGNYGESFERNVGKGSPLQIERGLNALWIDGGLIYGLPIR, via the coding sequence ATGCGCTTTGTGCCAGTTTCTGCTGTAGTCCTGGCCTTGATGGCCAGCATGCCTGCTGCCCAGGCCGCCACCCTGGACAATGTCAAACAGCGCGGCCACGTGCTGTGTGGCGTGACCACCGGCTTTGCCGGTTTTTCTGCCCCTGATGACAAGGGTAACTGGACCGGTCTGGATATCGACGTATGTCGTTCGGTCGCCGCTGCCACTCTGGGCGACGCCAGCAAATTCAAGGCCGTACCCTTGAACTCGCAGCAGCGCTTTACGGCCCTGCAGTCGGGCGAAATTGACCTGTTGGCCCGTAACACCACCGTGACCCAGCAGCGCGATACCGCGGTCGGCGCTATCCATGCAGGTATCAACTTCTACGACGGCCAGGGCTTCCTGGTGTCCAAGAAACTGGGCGTTTCCAGCGCCAAGGAATTGAACGGCGCCACGGTTTGCATGCAGACAGGCACGTCCAACGAAAACACCATGGCTGACTGGGCTCGCGCCAACAAGGTTGAGTACAAGCCTGTGGTGATCGAACAGTTCAACGAAGTGGTCAACGCCTTCGTGGCTGGCCGCTGTGACGTGTTCTCTACTGATGCATCGGGCCTGGCTTCGATTCGTATCTCCAAAATGGAAAATCCGGACGACTACCTGGTGCTGCCTGAAATCATTTCCAAAGAGCCACTGGGCCCATTCGTCCGTCAGGGCGATGATGCCTGGCTGAACATTGTGAAATGGTCCATCCAGGCCAGCTTCAATGCTGAAGAACTGGATGTGACAGCGGCCAATGTGGACGAGAAGCTCAAGAGCAACAACCCCAACATCCAGCGTCTGCTGGGTGTGACTCCCGGTGCCGGTAAAAACTTGGGTCTGGACGAAAAATGGGCTTACAACATCATCAAGCAGGTCGGTAACTACGGCGAGTCCTTCGAGCGCAACGTGGGTAAAGGTAGCCCGCTGCAAATCGAACGTGGTTTGAACGCTTTGTGGATCGACGGTGGCTTGATCTACGGTCTGCCTATTCGTTAA
- a CDS encoding hydroxymethylglutaryl-CoA lyase has protein sequence MSYPSRVKIVEVGPRDGLQNEKEFIPTDIKVELVNRLSHAGFVNVEAASFVSPKWVPQMADGAEVMASIDRRPGTIYSVLTPNMRGFEGALAAKADEVVIFAAASEAFSQRNINCSIEESLERFAPVAQAAKEAGMRLRGSISCSFGCPYEGAVAPSNVLKVGKRLIELGCDEIDVADTIGVGTARQVYEVMRMVTEHIDPIHVSGHFHDTYGQAIANIVASMQAGIHIFHSSVAGLGGCPYAKGATGNVATEDVLFLMQGLDIETGIDLNAVVDTGQWISAHLKRKSASNAGNALAARKQGAAAC, from the coding sequence ATGTCATACCCCTCGCGCGTCAAGATTGTGGAGGTCGGCCCTCGGGACGGCCTGCAGAACGAAAAAGAATTCATCCCTACCGACATCAAGGTCGAGCTGGTCAACCGCTTGTCCCACGCCGGTTTTGTGAACGTGGAAGCCGCTTCCTTTGTATCGCCCAAATGGGTGCCACAAATGGCAGACGGCGCGGAAGTGATGGCTTCCATTGACCGTCGCCCCGGCACGATCTATTCAGTTCTGACACCCAATATGCGTGGTTTTGAAGGCGCCCTGGCTGCCAAGGCCGACGAAGTGGTGATCTTCGCCGCTGCCAGCGAAGCATTTTCGCAGCGCAATATCAATTGCAGCATTGAAGAATCGCTGGAGCGCTTTGCCCCCGTTGCCCAGGCCGCCAAAGAAGCCGGCATGCGCCTGCGCGGCTCCATCAGTTGCTCGTTCGGCTGTCCCTATGAAGGTGCTGTGGCGCCGTCCAATGTGCTGAAAGTAGGCAAACGCCTGATCGAGCTGGGCTGTGACGAGATCGACGTGGCCGACACCATCGGTGTGGGCACGGCCCGTCAGGTCTACGAAGTCATGCGCATGGTGACCGAGCACATTGACCCCATTCATGTGTCCGGCCACTTCCACGACACCTATGGCCAGGCCATCGCCAATATTGTGGCTTCCATGCAGGCTGGCATTCATATTTTCCACAGTTCCGTGGCCGGTCTGGGCGGCTGCCCCTACGCCAAGGGCGCCACCGGCAACGTCGCCACCGAAGACGTGCTGTTCCTGATGCAGGGCCTGGATATTGAAACCGGCATTGATCTGAACGCCGTGGTGGACACGGGCCAATGGATTTCGGCTCACCTGAAGCGCAAATCGGCCAGCAATGCCGGTAACGCCCTGGCCGCCCGCAAGCAAGGGGCCGCCGCGTGCTGA
- the dprA gene encoding DNA-processing protein DprA has product MPHYFSSGETSDEISEELRAWLRLSLEPELAPAQARQLLAACGLPPQIYQSSVQTLSRHIPTELAVQLSQEPLDELQAQVEQAVEWLKQPNHHVVTLADPTYPASLLDLHDAPLLLYANGDLGVLQRKGLAIVGARNATQSGQETATDFAATLASRGWCIISGLASGIDQAAHKGALKAGPPSAGTIAVMGTGLDLVYPAAHRDLAHQISAHGLLLSEFPLGTRAMPHHFPRRNRIVAALAKGVLVVEAAKQSGSLITARLAGELGREVFAIPGSIHSPLARGCHALIRQGAKLVESAQDILDELGNVQGDFNLDAAPQSGAKPNPYEALPEELRPILERIDFAPLSPEQLMRRTGLLATELPAVLAELELAGCIEPLADGRFQRIKP; this is encoded by the coding sequence ATGCCTCATTATTTTAGCTCGGGTGAAACCTCGGATGAAATCTCGGAAGAATTGCGTGCCTGGTTGCGCCTGTCGCTAGAGCCGGAGCTTGCGCCCGCCCAGGCCCGGCAATTGCTGGCTGCCTGCGGGCTGCCGCCGCAGATCTATCAAAGCTCGGTTCAAACCCTGTCGCGCCATATCCCAACCGAACTGGCTGTACAGCTAAGCCAGGAACCGCTGGACGAGTTGCAAGCACAGGTTGAACAAGCGGTGGAATGGCTCAAGCAGCCCAATCACCATGTCGTTACGCTGGCCGACCCCACCTATCCCGCCTCCTTGCTGGACCTGCACGACGCACCGCTGCTGCTCTATGCCAATGGCGATCTGGGTGTCTTGCAGCGCAAAGGACTGGCTATCGTAGGGGCACGCAATGCCACCCAATCCGGCCAGGAAACCGCAACGGATTTTGCCGCTACCCTGGCATCCAGGGGCTGGTGCATCATCAGTGGTCTGGCCAGCGGCATCGACCAGGCCGCACACAAAGGAGCCTTGAAAGCCGGTCCACCATCCGCAGGCACTATTGCCGTGATGGGAACGGGGCTGGATCTGGTCTACCCGGCGGCACACCGCGATCTGGCTCATCAGATCAGCGCTCACGGTCTATTGCTTAGCGAGTTTCCTTTGGGCACCCGCGCCATGCCCCACCACTTCCCACGCCGCAACCGCATTGTGGCGGCTCTGGCCAAAGGCGTACTGGTGGTAGAAGCCGCAAAACAAAGCGGATCCCTGATCACGGCCCGGCTGGCCGGAGAGCTAGGCCGAGAGGTTTTTGCCATTCCAGGTTCCATTCATTCCCCTTTGGCACGCGGCTGCCATGCCTTGATACGTCAGGGTGCCAAGCTGGTGGAAAGCGCCCAGGACATTCTGGATGAACTGGGCAATGTGCAAGGCGACTTTAATCTGGATGCAGCTCCCCAATCTGGCGCAAAGCCCAACCCCTATGAGGCCTTGCCCGAGGAATTACGCCCTATTCTGGAGCGTATCGACTTTGCGCCACTCAGCCCCGAACAGCTGATGCGGCGTACAGGGCTGCTCGCGACCGAGTTGCCTGCTGTCCTGGCCGAACTGGAGCTGGCCGGCTGCATAGAGCCTCTGGCAGACGGGCGATTCCAACGCATCAAGCCCTAG
- the def gene encoding peptide deformylase, with the protein MALLPILKFPDPRLHTVAKPVQEVDDRIRKLVKDMAETMYDAPGVGLAATQVDVHERVVVIDVSESGNELLVLINPEITWKSEELKVYEEGCLSVPDTYDKVERAANIRFKAQNEKGEWYEKEADGLLAVCVQHELDHLDGKVFVEYLSVLKRERIRSRLRKQQREALKAGQ; encoded by the coding sequence ATGGCTTTGCTTCCCATCCTTAAATTTCCTGACCCACGTCTGCACACGGTTGCCAAACCTGTGCAGGAGGTCGACGACCGTATTCGCAAACTGGTCAAGGATATGGCCGAGACCATGTATGACGCGCCTGGCGTAGGCCTGGCCGCGACGCAGGTTGACGTGCACGAGCGCGTGGTGGTCATTGACGTGTCGGAAAGCGGCAATGAATTGCTGGTGCTGATCAACCCGGAAATCACCTGGAAAAGCGAAGAGCTGAAGGTGTACGAAGAAGGCTGTCTGTCTGTGCCCGATACCTACGACAAGGTCGAGCGCGCCGCCAATATTCGCTTCAAGGCTCAGAATGAAAAAGGCGAGTGGTACGAGAAAGAAGCCGATGGCCTGCTGGCCGTGTGTGTTCAGCACGAGCTGGATCACCTGGATGGCAAGGTGTTTGTGGAATACCTGTCCGTGCTCAAGCGTGAGCGTATCCGCAGCCGTCTGCGCAAGCAGCAGCGTGAAGCACTGAAGGCAGGGCAATAG